The Calditrichota bacterium genome contains a region encoding:
- a CDS encoding NAD-dependent epimerase/dehydratase family protein, translated as MRSEHGVDEAQWREREQFLFVCERAKELAVGRVTKAVYEAISGGPPVIVYGDGQQSRDFTYVDDIARGTLGALSFLQWETRIPKFEIVTVGLDQPVVLLDAIRLMEEWMGKEARVHCGSCHAGDRLVMRTESRKPGAY; from the coding sequence ATGCGGTCCGAGCATGGGGTGGACGAGGCGCAGTGGAGAGAGCGGGAGCAGTTCCTCTTCGTCTGCGAACGTGCCAAGGAGCTGGCGGTTGGCCGCGTGACGAAGGCGGTATATGAGGCCATCAGCGGGGGGCCGCCGGTGATCGTGTACGGCGATGGCCAGCAGTCCCGGGATTTCACCTATGTTGACGACATCGCCCGCGGCACCCTCGGCGCCCTCTCCTTTCTGCAATGGGAAACCCGAATTCCGAAATTCGAGATCGTCACCGTGGGCCTGGACCAGCCCGTGGTGCTCCTGGACGCCATCCGGCTGATGGAGGAATGGATGGGCAAGGAGGCGCGCGTCCACTGTGGGTCCTGCCACGCGGGGGACCGGTTGGTCATGCGGACGGAGAGCAGGAAACCGGGTGCTTACTGA